CCACTTTGTTTATTATCCATTTGTGACCACACTAAAACCACAAGAGGGTAGCATTATGCACTGACATGGTGTGAAGCTGAGAGCTGTACTGACACAAATATACAGTTATTTACTgcattattcacagttcatcactgtgtttaatttttacagtatagtgctgtattatttacaataaaaaacagtccTTGTGACAAAATCACAGTAGTCAAAgcattactgtagaaaaaacacagtagacagtgtagtactatgaaaagtaaagtagactactgtattttatcataattttgatcagaattAGTCCTATACAAATGATGttttaataattaacttaaagtcaagtttatcttggtaagaaacaaataatcatcaggtcactctgctcgggtcagttcatcgctgcttgcagctttaatttatcttgttttaagagttcatttcatGTGCTTATTTCTAGAGTTAATGGATGTGATGATTTAAAGGATGatttaaaggatgtgttctataagtggaccacatagaacacatttctgatgttttttaaaaaaaaatactacccctaaatgtcaaagatctgtaatgtgacatatacgttacattgggcgtttatggtatttatgtttatgatatttcttattttaaaattgagaaaaactagacacattttctgcttacagagacaaaaatttgactttttcttttgcatctccacaacatatatcaaaattatgactttaatttgttcaggaaatatggtcagaacaagttaaatgcaacaaagcacaccctattaacggtttagagttgttaaatgggtttaaacttagcctcgtaacaaaaaataagctttttgaaattttttacatttctgtttccagtcacagctacattttggagaagtcacttcttgaccaccacaccagggtgttgagtatacgtcatTTAGGGATTGAATGAGTTAATATGAAGCATAAAGCCaaagattctagaagatttaaggtgtttgttacacaggtatAAACTtcaaattaagattaaaaaCTGATTTCAATCATTTTGATTGACTAactatgtcattatttaaaatgatgcttcttttttctttttttacctgaATCCTGAAACATAAGAGTCTGTTCATTTGATCAGAGCGTCCTTGGTGTTATTTACAGTAACAGTTGGCTGACTTTAAGCAGGATTTTAACCAACATGTAGTAATCCTATTTCATGGCAGGATGAGAGGAGCAGGCCTGTCGTTAAACAGTCTGATCAGCACTCAGTGTGGTGTTAGCATGCAGGCTCTGTCCTGCAGAGCCGCGCCTCCTCTACGCCTCCTGCTAGAAACAGGCCCTTGTGCTCCCAGCAGCCTCCTCCTGTTTCATTTACATCTTAAGCTTTTAGCTGATACTTCATCCAGAGCAGCTTAGTGGGAGGAAGCAGTAGGAGATGAGCGTCTGGTTCAAGGACACTTTTCCTAGGACACACGGCTGCTACAGAATTGAATccataactttccttttatAGGACAGTCTCTTTAATGTCGGGACACCTGGCTGCCTCACATGGTGTCGTCGAATATCTTTGGTGAACTACTTttataaagatacaaaatgacaaaaaaaggcaaaaaatgactaaaaaaagcacacaaattagcaaaaaaagacacaaaatgaccaacaaagacacagaatgactacaaaaagaaacacaaaatgactaacacaCACCTGCTACAGAATTGAATccataactttccttttatAGGACAGTCTCTTTAATGTCGGGACACCTGGCTGCCTCACATGATGTTGTGGAATATTTTGGTGAGCTACTTTTATAAAGGATATGTAATTAAACTATTCATAAGCCAAGTTGGGTGTTCACAGTTACCATGCTGTTGGTAGCGGAGGGTAAAATCTGTTTTGAAGTCGTCTATTTTTGGAGATGACTTAAAGGGCAAATCTCACAGCATGAAAGAaacattttgaccaaaatcatGCAAATGGATGGAGCACTTAAAAAGAAAGTGGCCCAGCATGGAAGCTCTTACTTTGTagtctgagaaaaaaaagatatactttaacatttgtgaaTTTATCACCAGGGAATATGAATACACAGGAAGTTGACCACATATGGTAGTGATATATACCAACGTTTTGCacaattacactgcaaaaaatttgtgtcttaaaacaagataaaaacactaaatctgaggaaaatgatcttgctgcatggacagataatttaccttgacaagattcttttaaattaagattatcaaatctagaaataatcatgttgaacacttaaaataagaaattaactcttaaaacaagataaattaaagctgccagcagtgatgaactggcccgagcaaagtgacctgacaattatttgtttcttaccaagataaaaaaaacctttagatttaaaagtgttaatttaagagttaatttcttattttaagtgttcaacatgcttatttctagatttaataatcttaatttaagaaatcttgtcaagtgaaattatctgtccatgcagcaagatcatttccctcagatttagtgtttttagacacttttttttgcagcgtaGTTTTGCACAATTAGATCTACAGGTTGAGTGCAACAGTAAAAAGCCATTTCATCCTCAGAAACAGTCACCATGCAAAAACCAGGAAACCAGTTGTTTATTGGAAGACAATCTTGGGAGCAAAAATCCAACTGATAACATTGAATTATTTGAATATATGACATCATATACATCTCAATACAATAATACCGGCCTCAGAGGCCTCCAGCATTTCCACAATCGATACACTTGTGCACTTTTCCATTCCTGATTCAATCCTCCTCTCAGGTTTGCAGTTCTCCATCTCTGTGTCCACAAAGGTGCTTCAGGCTGCAGCCTGATAGTTTTGGCCGTCTGCAGTAGTTATGGCACtcacagcaggaaacacaatAAAACGGCTCAGCTCAACTAAACTTTGTCCCCGTGTGCATACAGTACTTACAATCATGCTACAATATGTACTGCATTTGGTGCTATCGAATGCTTTGAGtataaatgacaataaaaaagacaaaacatataaaaccatGATTTAGCCCAGTAGCCCTCGACAATGTGGTTTTTGAGATGATttacaataaatgcaaaaaaaaaaaaaaaaaaaataggctcTGATAcactaagtaatatttattgttAATGCCTTTTTCTTAAACTTAGATATTTACAGGGTCCAGGCTTCTgtaagaagaaaacaaaaataacttttttggcATTAATGTTTAATGCCAGTCATAAATAGGGAACTCCATCaggtaacttaaaaaaaagcctaGAACCACAAATGAAGCCTTTTACAAACTACCAATGAATTCTGGTCAGTGCATATTACTGAAAATTGAATTCCAGGAGTTTTATTCTTTTACACATCTTAAAAGACGACCTGATACGGAACAAAATAATGGAGGAACGTTTGGAGGATGAAGATAGaaaccttgttttttttcccccacttaaGACAGAACACAGTTTTGGCTGAGCCAATCTCCGTCCTTAGACCTAAAAACATGGTAGAGAAGTGGCACAGGAGTTATGGCAACGTTACATCAAAACTTTGTCAAACTTAGATGGAGATAGAAACAGTCCTCATGCTAAACTTGCATCATTTTGAATGTCTttgctttgtaaaaaaacaaccatttttcaCAAAACTTGTATCACTGAGATGTTCACTGTAGCAGTGGATGAGGAGCCTCGACTCATCCAGCGTCCCTCGGCCAGTCCAGGTCATGTGGCAGCTCTTGGAGACGGCCTCTGGTGTGGTTGGTCCCAGTCCACTACTGCTTCATGGTGTTCTTGATGCTCCACCTCTGGCCGGAGCAGGGCTGCAGAACCAGCAGGTGGCCGAAGTAAACGTTAGCCGGCACCACCTCCACACAGCGTCCTGTGGCTCGATTTATTATCGACTCATTCTGCAGACAAAAGGAGACGCAGGGGGCTGGTTTTAGCAGGTTGGACAGCTGGCACATAGTACAACATTTATACAACGTGCTGAGATACTTTACTTCTTGATGACATTTTTATGGCACATcatactataaaaaaaatgccataGAATAATACATTGAAAATGGTAATAGTTAatgtatgtccaaaaatggcaTATAATAGTCAAttgataattataatattagATAATTAGTATAGCATgtccaaaatgaaaaaacaaacaaacatatatatttttttcttccaccaAACCCTGACATACTatacatgactttttttttctgaaaaaataaaccCATAAACGCCATACTATAGCATGACAATTTTTTTAGATAAAGGTCTTAAAAAGAGGTCTTTTAAAATGCCCCAAATTCCTAAAGTTGCCTTATTAGAGTCTGTTGATGCATATTAAAGTACAAtcgttgaaaaaaaaaagacagaaaacgccATATTATAGTAcatccaaaaactgaaaatacctgacatactatatatatatatatgacttttttttctgaaaaaataaaccCATAAATggcatactatagtatgacaaaaaaatttgaaaaatgtcttaaaaagaggtattttaaaatgcctcaaaTTCCTAAAGTTGCCTTATTAGAGTCTGTTGATGCATATTAAAGTACAAtcgttgaaaaaaaaaagacagaaaacgccATATTATAGTAcatccaaaaactgaaaatacctgacatactatatatatatatatgactttttttttctgaaaaaataaaccCATAAATggcatactatagtatgacaaaaaaatttgaaaaatgtcttaaaaagaggtattttaaaatgcctcaaaTTCCTAAAGTTGCCTTATTAGAGTCTGTTGATGCATATTAAAGTATAATCGTTgcaaaaagtgacagaaaacacCTACTATAGGATGTAcaaaatttgtacaaaaatgtaaaaaaaacaacaccatactatagtatgtcaataaacaaaaaaatacaaaataaaagtaaaaatcagTCAGTGTAGTAGGATGTcccaaaatgcccaaaaatgaaaaaaaaaaaaaaaaaaaaacaactatattttcttttcatttttttttcattttggacaTGCTATAGTAATTatctaatattattataattatcaacTGACTATTATAtgccatttttggacatacatttaccattacattttcaatgtacTATTCTATGGCATGTTTGGGCATTTTGGGACATCCTACGACACTATGAcaggatttttacttttttgcatcAAATTACTATAATATGGCTAATTTTAGCACCAAAGTTTGACCTTTTCTTTGAAATTTattgacatactatagtatgccgttgtttttttaatttttatacatCCGATAGTATGgtgttttctgtcactttttggAACGATTATACTTTAATATACATCAACAGACTAATAAGGCAACTTTAGGAATTTGGGGTGTTTTAAAAGATCTCTTTTTATGACCTTTTTCTAAAATGTTTGTCATACTATATAGTATGCCGTTTATGGGTTtattttttctggaaaaaaatcatatataaatagtATGTTGggttctttttaatttttggacatactatattatggtgttttctgtcactttttggAACGATTATAACTTGCATCATCAGACTCTAATAAGGCAACTTTAGGAATTTGgggcattttaaacatttatcacATCTTTCTTGTAATTTATTGCCATGcgtttattttgtaatttttcaacATACTGTACTACTAtaacatactataatatggccctttttagcatttttaggcatacTGAagtatgacctttttttttaaattttcagacATATagtatagtgtttttttttcagttttcagacaAACAACAATATGTTTTGGGTTTTCTTGGACATTCACATcaatttaacattgttttgcacaaaacaatgaaatcatGCTCTCCTTATGAacaaataataatgcaatattTGACGTAAAAAAGGAATTTTCTAGTGTTGCTCACCTGAGAGAAGTGCCACGTCTTCTGCTTGACGTTGGTCACCTTGTCACAGTTGAGGAGCTGAGGGAAGCTGCTGATCTGGTCGTCCACCACGCAGCGAGTGTCCTCCCCGGTGCTGCCCAGAGGGCCCAGGAACAGCTGGCCCTCTTTGGTGTAACGTCCTaactgaggggaaaaaacagacaataatcaTACAACAATCTGTACTAATCAATGTTGTTTCCCACCACATGTGTGATTTAAAGTAGATGATTGCGAACACTGCACACATGCATTGCACACAAAACATTGCACTTctgttcaggaaaaaaaaagagaaaaggaatagcttattgcacatgtcacacagaaaaaaagcctATTGCACGTCATACATGAATGTGAAATGACGTGGCTGAAACGACATGTAGAAACTgaatgtgagtatgtgtatgtatacgtATATGCATCAAGCctacgttgttgttgtttatgttgttgtttattttttggtttgaaaagaagcattaataaatgaaaatgaaaactaaatgaaaacatatccacatttttataaatgcaATTACTCAAGGGACCACTTGTGGATGACTTAGAAATGCaactttagtttcttttgtaaaataataataaaaaaggatgaTATTGTGCTGCACCCAACAGATTTGAACTGTAGCTAGCTTTTAGCATTCTACCAAGACTTGTATTCCCTGAAGCACCTGTTTACCACTGCCAGCTAAAAAGAGACGCCCCGCGGGCCAAAGGGCTGAGGAACTGACACTGGCTGACTCACGACTTCAGCACAAAAAGTGcaacacagaaacatttttatcctGACAGCAGAAGTCTCTCCTAAGAGGATTTCAGCTGAGCCTGTGTGAGAAACACAGCTGTAAATCATGTCACTGGTGAGAGACACTAATGagtgctgtgtgtttttctacagAGAAGCAAAGAGAGATGAACTCTAAGTCCTGGTGTACCTGAGGACCCCATCCATGGCAGGGGTGCAGAGTCGCCGTGTGGTTCTCCTTCATGCCCTGATCCATACACAGGTGGCTCGCTTTAGAGTTACgaatctaaaattaaaaaaagtgtctttaaaAATCACACTCAAATTCATTCCACACAATCCTTTGTACAAAGTCTTATGAATTCCCAAATGGTATTGATTGTTGAGATTGTCTTCCAATAAACAACTGGTTTCCTGGTTTTTGCATGGTGACTGTTTCTGAGAATGAAATGGCTTTTTACTGTTGCACTCAACCTGTAGATCTAAATTGTGCAAAACTTTGGTATATATCACTACCATATGTGATCAACTTcatatgtacactgcaaaaaaaggtgtgtctaaaagcaagataaaaacactaaacctgagggaaattatcttgacacaatatgaacaaaaaaaaaaatggacacaaaatgactaaatagaGGACACAAATTcccaacaaagacacagaatgaccaacaaagacacaaaatgactaaaaaaaaaagacacaaaaaatgatcttgctgcatggacagatagttTCACatgacaagattttttaaattaagattgttaaatctagaaataagcaagttgaacgcttaaaataagaaattaacttaaaataagataaattatctaacacttctaaatctaattctcgaaatttcttattttaagcgttgaacatgcttatttctatatttaataaccttaattaaataaatcttgtgaaggTAAagtatctgtccatgcagcaagatcatttccctcagatttagtgtttttatcttgtttttagacacacctttttttcagtgtattcaTATTCCCTGATGATAAAttcacaaatgttaaagtatatcttttttttctcagacgACAAAGTAAGAGCTTCCATGCTGGGCCACTTTCTTTTTAAGTGCTCCATCCATTTGCatgattttggtcaaaatgttTCTTTCATGCTGTGAGATTTGCCCTTTAAGTCATCTCCAAAAATAGACGACTTCAAAACAGATTTTACCCTCCGCTACCAACAGCATGGTAACTGTGAACACCCAACTTGGCTTATGAATAGTTTAATTACATATCCTTTATAAAAGTAGCTCACCAAAATATTCCACAACATCATGTGAGGCAGCCAGGTGTCCCGACATTAAAGAGACTGTCCTataaaaggaaagttatggATTCAATTCTGTAGCAGCCGTGTGACACTGAACTCCTACTGCTGCCTctaagatttattaaattaagattattaaatctagaaataagcatgttgaacgcttaaaataagaaattaacttttaaaacaagataaattaaagctgctagCAGCGAtaaactggcccgagcagagtgacctgacaattatttgtttctcaccaagataaaaaaaacctttagatttagaagtgttagataatttatcttgggttttttttttttcattttgtgtctttttttagtcattctgtgtctttgttggtcattttgtgtctttttttggtaatttgtgtcctttttttagtcattttgtgtctttttttagtaatttgtgtccttttttttaagtcattgtgtcttttttttgtcattttgtatcttttttggtctttttttggtcattttgtgtcttttttggtaatttgtgtcctttttttaagtcattgtgtctttttgtgtctttttgtagtcattttgtgtcttttttagtcattttgtgtcttttttgtgcaaattatttgtttcttaccaagataaaaatagatttagaagtgttagataatttatcttgtcttcagagttaatttcttattttaagcattcaacatgcttacaatgttgaaaatatattaaaaaaaagaaaaaacattgatctaaaaaaaactttagataatttctcttgttttaagagttaatttcttattttaagtgttcaacatgcttatttctagatttaataatcctaatttaagaaatcttgtcaagtgaaattatctgtccatgcagcaagatcatttccctcagatttagtgtttttatcttgtttttaacaaaccttttttgcagtgcagcattAGTATGCAAGTATAACTGTCTGAGCTGTGTTATTAATTATCTTTTAATCTCACACATAGTGTGCAGGGATAAGATTGATACTGTTTCCtaaggtttatttttattttgggttgAGATATTTTCTTCATAAACCCTTGAGGATTTATTTGTTCcacctctgtgtctgtgtgtctaacTGCTGACTCACCTCGCCGTAGAACAGCGTGTTGTTGTACCTCCTCATCTCGGGGTAAACATTGTCCAGgtaccactcaaagctcttacACTGCAGACTCTTCCTTAGAGAAACCCTCTGAGAGACGTCTCCGTAATCAATACCGTGGTTCTGCAAGAGCACCAGGAGTCATTATCACAGTCATTTACAGACGCATTTTCTCCacatgaatatttaaaataataacccAGAACATTTTAACTACTGATTACTAGAACAATAATGATTCAGCTAATGCACAGTTTAGAAAATGTTGTACATTTGTCATTCAAAACAGCACAAATAGCTTATGtgcaataaaagataaaaacctggatgaacagcaacttcctcaaactcaaccgcaacaaatcagaaatcatCATCATTGGCCCTAAATCCCGCCTCCAACATCGATGGACACACAGTTACCGAAAGTCatatcgatatatttaggctgaatatcaatatacgatatatatcctggtacttttattgcaaagtgagagcaaatgttcagtcaaagccaaatgtcacaagtagttttattgaacccgttcatttaagtgaacataaaaactgtataaCAAAAAGGAGTACcattaagtgcacatttaaataaaaagcaacttaaataaaaatatcccatgaaataaaaatatttttctgagatacatttatttatatgagaaaagaataacgaactacaaaagaactaaatatgacaaacccttgtaagggcagcatttatatatatatatatatatatatatatatatatatatatatatatatatataaaactttaaatctcttgaatctgcaactttttttcttgtagatttggcactttattctagtaaatttgcaacatttttctcgaaatatacCTCCCctaagtcattgaagaataacatgactgtttttttgcagatctgttttctacatttttcatttttacattggaggtccaggtcaataaagttaatattattatattattatcatactgattggtcaaatgtcacggtgtcactgtctgtgacgtagtctgatctttgctgattagctggaagaaatccatgtggttctacgtccaaacagagagacatggggacctcattttgatatcaactgaagttaccaaatatggttcttcgcccgataaagggataaacagaaaaagagcACAGTAATTAGTAGAACCAGGCCTCGTGGTAAAGTGAACTTGAGGACTCTCACCTCCATGGGGATGTTCCAGGCCAGGTAGACGTTGGACTTGTACTCGTCCATCCAGACCTCAGCTACTCGGAGAGCGTTACGCCGTGTGTGGAAAGCGATGTTACTGTGATAAGGTTTCTTCATCCGAGCGATGTGAGCCACCCGAGAACAAGGCAGCACCTCCATACTGCCTCCACACAGCCACACCTGCAGGGAGACGGTCACAAAGAACAAGGACATTCACTTTAAACTAGCAATGGAATGTGTTTGTCCACTGGAGGgcagaaaatatcaaaacaagcCAACAGATGCACAACAACTACAATAACTCCCACCTTATAAGGTTGATAACGGCTAACAACATTAGCAGTTTGGAGCTTCTGATCACCTGGTTAGTGGAAGTTTAATCTTTTAGCTCTGGTTTGgtctccacactgcaaaaaacacaaagcttaacaaatattttcttcttatatctagctatagtatcttaattaaattgttttgagtataatttacctactgaccagcTTTATGTGctcatttaattatcttattgtttaaagacttgtttttaggattgacattgtgagctttttcatgcttttcaagctattcaactgttgaatatggtgagtttttacctaaaatattggctccaattgagagttttagttgcatgtagtttgaatgttatttcaaaaacattttctatccaccaaaacgtgcttgtttcaagtattgttggcttattttaatgttactacagttgcaCAGCAaaatatttggttcttaccaagataaaataaccctagatttagaagtgttatgaaattaactcttaaaacaagttaattcttattttaagtgttcaacatgcttatttctagatttaataatcttaatttaagaaatcttgtcaagtgaaattatctgcaagatcatttccctcagatttactgtttttatcttgtttttagactaaacaccttttttgcagtgaaaagaATATCCTTTTCCTGAAAATGTACAGCAACAAACTCCCCAACCTTCCCGCTCTATGTGACCTATTTATCTCCATTGGCCTGCTGTGAGCTCCTCCAGGACTCTTAATGGGACCTCATTTATCAGCCGTGCCACGATACGGTGGCCACTGCTCCACTTAAACCTACAGGGGTAAAGAGGGAGCAGGAACAAGAGGAAACTGGGTGACACACAAACCCTGATGCCCAGCTCGATGTTCTCCCCTCCGTAGACGTCCATGCCGGAGTCGAGCAGGCCGAGCTCACCAAAGTAGTCTCGGTTGGCCACGAAGGAGCAGCCGATCATGGCGGGAGTCCTACGACGAGGAAAACACAACATGGAAATAGGTGACACTTCAATCTATCACTATCTGAATCTGTAGGCTCAGTGGACatttttgtgtaaatgtgtcCATTTCCAAAAAATGTGGTGATTTTTCAATGTTTATTTTGGATTTAATTAAATGGATGGGAATCAGAATTACCATAAATATCCTGGTGAAAATCTGCTTTAAAACAGAACTAACACCCCATACTTTAagctttattatattattactttaaGGGATTGTGGTAGTAGAAccccttgtttttttcctcaatcaTCCCAAGATGATGAACTTTTGATAATGTGAGGACACAAAAACTGCGTGATACAATCTCATTCTTCAAAAAACACAGGTATTTTTAAAGAGAATCATAAAAGAACTGCTAAAGAGAAgccagtgtgttttatgtgctaatgcagacactgtaaaaaaatgtctgtatattttacggtgaaaaactacTAAACCATGATAATAAAAGACCATACAATAATAAATGGGTTACTTcggtttcagtaacaatgaaacaccatataTACATTGTATATAGTACATTGTAtacaatgtatatatcagccaaaacagtatttttgtcagatcctcttctgtcctctttaTCAAACTAATAAAAAGGCTATGTCCATGGTGGcattctgctgctgtttgtgaaTTGTTTTATCCAGGTGTATGATCATATAAATGAAGTTGTTCTACCTGATGGGAGCAGAGATGTCGCCCTCGTCCCACCACTGTTTGGGCGGGTTGATGTACATGCACCACAGCTCCCAGTTGTAGCCGTGGCCCGAGTTCTCGTAGCGCTCCACCTCAAACGTGTCGTGCTTGATGTTGTCAATGGACGGCAGGATAATCCTCTTGTGGTCCTCTTTTATTCTGGCCAGAACGGGCTCGGCCCTGACGAGAcagtaaacacagacaca
This is a stretch of genomic DNA from Centropristis striata isolate RG_2023a ecotype Rhode Island chromosome 4, C.striata_1.0, whole genome shotgun sequence. It encodes these proteins:
- the galnt17 gene encoding polypeptide N-acetylgalactosaminyltransferase 17 — its product is MAFVFRRWRVLLVLNVLAVAGFMTFWAKCNTRSIQAAGPEAPADGKRPRGNGTAQGPSISHEVLLKRLSSLEDVVYRQLNGLSKSLGLIEGFGGRGKGGLPATLSPAEESDAKYLREKYGYNAYLSDRISLDRTIPDHRPSKCRKVSYPRDLPQISLIFIFVNEALSVILRSVHSAVNHTPAHLLKEIILVDDNSDDEQLKGPLEEYVNKRYPGLVKIVRNQKREGLIRARIEGWKVATAEVTGFFDAHVEFTPSWAEPVLARIKEDHKRIILPSIDNIKHDTFEVERYENSGHGYNWELWCMYINPPKQWWDEGDISAPIRTPAMIGCSFVANRDYFGELGLLDSGMDVYGGENIELGIRVWLCGGSMEVLPCSRVAHIARMKKPYHSNIAFHTRRNALRVAEVWMDEYKSNVYLAWNIPMENHGIDYGDVSQRVSLRKSLQCKSFEWYLDNVYPEMRRYNNTLFYGEIRNSKASHLCMDQGMKENHTATLHPCHGWGPQLGRYTKEGQLFLGPLGSTGEDTRCVVDDQISSFPQLLNCDKVTNVKQKTWHFSQNESIINRATGRCVEVVPANVYFGHLLVLQPCSGQRWSIKNTMKQ